One part of the Eulemur rufifrons isolate Redbay chromosome 16, OSU_ERuf_1, whole genome shotgun sequence genome encodes these proteins:
- the RHNO1 gene encoding RAD9, HUS1, RAD1-interacting nuclear orphan protein 1 — MPPRKKRPQRSQKARLLFHHQPLEGPKHRYGSPQLPITHTRQVPSKPIDHSTITSWISPEFDTTAESQFPAYRKHHYRDQARHSSRKSTTSKFPRLTFESPQSSSISETVEIPLMKKCPNQSEKDNSRGPLVPMLSPQSCGDLSVHALQSFPYVFIPPDIQTPESSSEKEESVPPEQKENSLPSCSLHTTTTSSPEPGPILVKDTPENKYGIKVTWRRRQHLLAYLRERGKLSRSQFLVKN, encoded by the exons ATGCCTCCCAGAAAAAAACGGCCCCAACGTTCCCAGAAAGCCCGGCTGCTATTCCACCACCAACCACTGGAGGGCCCCAAACACCGCTATGGATCACCACAGCTTCCCATCACTCACACTCGACAGGTGCCTAGCAAGCCCATTGACCACAGCACCATCACTTCCTGG ATATCACCTGAGTTTGATACAACAGCAGAAAGCCAGTTCCCAGCCTACCGGAAACATCATTACCGAGACCAGGCAAGACATTCAAGTCGAAAATCTACCACCTCCAAGTTTCCACGTCTAACCTTTGAGAGTCCACAATCTTCTTCCATTTCAGAGACAGTGGAGATCCCCTTAATGAAGAAGTGCCCCAATCAATCAGAAAAGGACAATTCCAGAGGACCCTTAGTTCCAATGCTCAGTCCCCAAAGTTGTGGGGACCTGTCAGTACATGCACTTCAGAGTTTCCCTTATGTGTTCATTCCCCCTGATATCCAGACCCCGGAGTCCTCTTCTGAGAAGGAAGAATCTGTTCCCCCCGAACAGAAGGAAAATAGCCTTCCAAGCTGCTCTCTTCACACTACTACTACTAgcagcccagagcctgggcccATTCTGGTTAAAGACACCCCTGAGAACAAGTATGGAATAAAGGTCACGTGGAGGAGACGACAGCACCTGCTTGCTTACCTCAGGGAGCGAGGGAAGCTGAGCAGAAGCCAGTTCCTTGTGAAAAACTGA